The following are encoded in a window of Maridesulfovibrio ferrireducens genomic DNA:
- a CDS encoding F0F1 ATP synthase subunit epsilon: MASKLLLEIVTPDRKVLSQEVDYVGAPGIEGEFGIMANHIPFLSALGVGNLYYKEGSRTHYIFVSGGFAEVGNNKVTILAEVAEKAVEIDIARAQKAQEKAKLRMTKAQDRIESARAQAALQRALARLSCKDAAQHAGTTTH, from the coding sequence ATGGCTAGTAAGCTCCTCTTGGAAATCGTTACTCCTGATCGCAAGGTCCTTTCTCAGGAAGTCGACTATGTCGGCGCCCCTGGGATTGAGGGTGAGTTTGGTATAATGGCCAATCATATACCCTTCCTTTCAGCTCTCGGCGTTGGAAACCTTTATTATAAAGAAGGTTCTCGTACTCACTATATATTCGTTTCCGGTGGCTTCGCAGAAGTTGGAAACAATAAAGTGACTATATTAGCGGAAGTTGCTGAAAAGGCCGTTGAGATCGATATCGCTCGGGCTCAAAAAGCTCAGGAAAAAGCGAAACTTCGTATGACGAAAGCTCAGGATCGCATTGAATCAGCTCGTGCACAGGCAGCTCTTCAGAGAGCTCTTGCCCGCCTAAGCTGTAAAGATGCGGCTCAGCATGCAGGAACAACAACTCACTAG
- a CDS encoding ATP synthase F0 subunit B, whose product MIDLDISFFIQLANFIITLLVLNLLMFRPIREIIRKRSELMSDQLSKVENFTNSANSKVKDYEVALDGTRREGMDIRNDFKEQGAKEEQALLSAAGKVATVTLKEARAEVASEKGAALKVLDGEIEAFAQKVTAKVLG is encoded by the coding sequence ATGATTGATTTAGATATTAGCTTTTTTATTCAGTTAGCAAACTTCATCATCACCCTTCTTGTTCTCAACCTTCTTATGTTTCGTCCGATTCGTGAAATTATTAGAAAGCGCTCTGAGCTTATGAGTGACCAACTTTCTAAGGTAGAAAATTTCACAAATTCGGCGAATTCGAAGGTCAAAGACTACGAAGTCGCTTTGGATGGTACCCGTAGAGAGGGTATGGACATTCGGAACGACTTCAAAGAACAGGGTGCCAAAGAAGAGCAGGCATTACTTTCTGCGGCAGGTAAGGTTGCAACAGTGACCTTGAAAGAAGCCCGTGCAGAAGTTGCATCTGAAAAAGGTGCGGCCTTGAAAGTTCTTGATGGTGAGATCGAAGCTTTTGCTCAGAAGGTTACAGCCAAGGTTCTTGGCTAG
- a CDS encoding F0F1 ATP synthase subunit gamma — MASLKDVQNQIVSIKKTKQITKAMNMVASAKLRGAQSRIDRFRPYADKFYEMLGDLAAGADSSVHPLLEVHEEIKTVGIMLITSDRGLCGSFNTNMINSALKLAAEKKAEGKTVKFYCIGKKGRAAANKTEHEIVESYADEMGSFDFNLAITIGNKVIDAYLAEELDEVYLVYGKFVSVGSQVPTRLKVLPMSSDVAADEIESTSSGDYIYEPSVEGLLAELLPRFVKVQVYRGLLDTSTSEHAARMAAMDNASRACDDMTESLTLLYNKTRQAAITADLMDIVGGAEALKG; from the coding sequence ATGGCTTCTCTTAAGGATGTCCAGAATCAAATAGTCAGTATTAAAAAGACTAAGCAGATTACCAAAGCGATGAACATGGTCGCGTCGGCTAAGCTGCGTGGCGCTCAGTCTAGAATTGACCGCTTCCGCCCTTACGCAGACAAGTTCTATGAAATGCTTGGTGATTTAGCAGCCGGAGCGGACTCTAGTGTCCACCCTCTGCTTGAAGTCCATGAAGAGATCAAGACTGTAGGCATTATGCTTATTACGTCTGATCGCGGACTTTGCGGTAGTTTTAATACGAATATGATAAACTCGGCCTTGAAATTGGCCGCAGAAAAGAAGGCTGAAGGTAAAACTGTAAAGTTCTACTGCATTGGTAAAAAAGGCCGCGCAGCTGCTAATAAAACCGAACATGAAATCGTTGAATCATATGCTGATGAAATGGGCTCATTCGATTTTAACCTCGCGATCACTATAGGCAACAAAGTAATTGATGCCTACCTTGCTGAAGAACTGGATGAAGTTTACCTTGTTTATGGAAAGTTTGTAAGTGTTGGTTCTCAGGTGCCTACAAGACTTAAAGTTCTGCCCATGTCTTCGGATGTTGCAGCAGACGAAATTGAGTCTACATCTTCTGGCGATTACATTTATGAACCTTCTGTTGAAGGTCTTCTCGCGGAGCTTCTGCCCCGTTTTGTGAAAGTTCAGGTCTATCGCGGTCTACTTGATACGTCTACCAGCGAACATGCTGCACGTATGGCTGCTATGGATAATGCATCCAGAGCATGCGACGACATGACTGAATCATTGACCTTGCTTTATAACAAAACTAGGCAGGCCGCTATTACCGCGGATCTTATGGACATTGTCGGCGGCGCAGAAGCGCTGAAAGGATAA
- the atpA gene encoding F0F1 ATP synthase subunit alpha: MQIKAEEISKIIEDQIQNYESKVEMSETGTVLLVGDGIARVHGVENAMAMELLEFPGGLMGMVLNLEEDNVGVALLGDDTGIKEGDPVKRTGKLFSVPVGPAVMGRVVNPLGEPIDGLGPIEATETRPVELKAPGIIARKSVHQPMYTGLKAIDAMTPVGRGQRELIIGDRQVGKTAVCLDAILAQKDSGIHCFYVAIGQKKAAVALVADILRKHGAMEYTTIISATASEPAPLQFISAYTGATMAEYYRDGGNHALIAYDDLSKQAVAYRQMSLLLRRPPGREAFPGDVFYLHSRLLERSCKVNDSLGAGSLTALPIIETQAGDVSAYIPTNVISITDGQVYLEPNLFNAGVRPAINVGLSVSRVGGAAQIKAMKQVAGTLRLDLAQYRELAAFAAFGSDLDKATQQKLNRGARLVELLKQSQFKPMNVMQQVISLYAGTRGHMDDVPVTAVRKFEEELLEFIASAKPEIMEGIKTKQALDDDIEGKLKAALEEFKKGFTA, translated from the coding sequence ATGCAGATTAAAGCGGAAGAAATCAGCAAAATCATTGAAGATCAGATTCAAAATTATGAGTCTAAGGTCGAAATGAGCGAAACAGGTACCGTTCTTTTGGTTGGTGACGGTATCGCTCGTGTACACGGTGTTGAGAACGCAATGGCTATGGAACTCCTCGAGTTTCCTGGCGGCCTCATGGGCATGGTTCTCAACCTTGAAGAAGATAACGTCGGTGTCGCTCTCTTGGGCGATGATACCGGCATTAAAGAAGGCGACCCAGTAAAACGTACTGGCAAGCTTTTCTCCGTTCCAGTTGGACCGGCTGTTATGGGTCGTGTTGTTAACCCACTCGGTGAGCCAATTGATGGACTCGGACCAATCGAAGCTACTGAAACCCGTCCTGTTGAGCTTAAAGCTCCCGGTATCATCGCTCGTAAATCTGTACATCAGCCAATGTACACAGGCCTCAAGGCTATCGATGCAATGACTCCAGTTGGACGTGGACAGCGCGAACTCATCATTGGTGACCGTCAGGTCGGTAAGACCGCAGTTTGTCTTGATGCTATCCTCGCACAGAAAGATTCCGGTATTCATTGTTTCTACGTAGCTATCGGACAGAAGAAAGCAGCGGTTGCTCTTGTTGCTGACATTCTCCGTAAACACGGCGCAATGGAATACACCACAATCATTTCTGCAACAGCTTCTGAGCCAGCTCCTTTGCAGTTCATTTCTGCATACACAGGTGCTACCATGGCTGAATACTACCGTGACGGTGGTAATCACGCTCTGATCGCTTATGATGACCTTTCCAAACAGGCTGTTGCATACAGACAGATGTCCCTCCTGCTTCGTCGTCCTCCAGGACGTGAAGCTTTCCCTGGTGATGTTTTCTATTTACATTCACGTCTCCTCGAGCGTTCTTGTAAAGTTAACGACAGCCTCGGAGCTGGTTCTTTGACCGCATTGCCGATCATTGAAACTCAGGCTGGTGACGTTTCCGCATATATCCCGACCAACGTTATTTCTATTACTGATGGTCAGGTTTATCTTGAGCCAAACCTTTTCAACGCAGGTGTACGTCCAGCTATTAATGTTGGTCTGTCCGTTTCCCGTGTTGGTGGTGCAGCTCAGATCAAGGCTATGAAGCAGGTTGCCGGTACACTCCGTCTTGACCTTGCTCAGTATCGTGAACTCGCAGCTTTTGCTGCATTCGGTTCCGACCTTGACAAAGCGACTCAGCAGAAGCTGAACCGTGGTGCTCGTTTGGTTGAGCTTCTTAAGCAGTCTCAGTTTAAACCTATGAACGTTATGCAGCAGGTTATTTCTTTGTACGCCGGTACTCGCGGCCACATGGATGATGTTCCTGTTACTGCTGTTCGTAAGTTCGAAGAAGAACTTCTCGAATTCATCGCAAGTGCTAAGCCTGAAATTATGGAAGGCATTAAGACTAAGCAGGCTCTTGATGATGATATCGAAGGTAAGCTGAAGGCCGCTCTTGAAGAGTTTAAAAAAGGTTTCACAGCTTAA
- the atpD gene encoding F0F1 ATP synthase subunit beta, with protein MSKIIGKIVQVIGAVVDVEFPEGQLPNILTAVQIDNPNNTDAPDLICEVAQHLGNNVVRTIAMDATEGLVRGMDVNALGIAITVPVGDAVLGRILNVVGRPVDELGPIASDKVMPIHRAAPAFTELSTKVELLETGIKVVDLLVPFPKGGKMGLFGGAGVGKTVILMEMINNIAKQHGGKSCFAGVGERTREGNDLYHEMKDAGVLEKSALVYGQMNEPPGARARVALTALTIAEYFRDVEGEDVLLFVDNIFRFTQAGSEVSALLGRMPSAVGYQPTLGTDLGGLQERITSTNKGSITSVQAVYVPADDLTDPAPATTFSHLDGTLVLSRQIAELGIYPAVDPLDSTSRILDPNILGAEHYNTAREVQMVLQKYKDLQDIIAILGMDELSDEDKQTVARARRIQRFLSQPFHVAEVFTGTPGVYVKLEESVKAFRGILDGEYDDMAENSFYMVGGIDEAIEKEKNK; from the coding sequence ATGAGTAAAATTATAGGTAAAATTGTTCAGGTTATCGGCGCCGTTGTTGACGTCGAATTCCCTGAAGGGCAATTGCCCAACATTCTGACTGCAGTACAGATTGACAACCCGAACAACACTGACGCTCCTGACCTCATTTGTGAAGTCGCACAGCATCTCGGTAATAACGTTGTTCGTACCATTGCTATGGACGCTACCGAAGGTCTCGTTCGTGGAATGGATGTTAATGCTCTAGGTATCGCAATTACCGTTCCTGTTGGTGATGCAGTGCTTGGTCGTATCCTGAACGTTGTTGGTCGCCCAGTGGATGAACTTGGCCCGATCGCATCTGACAAGGTTATGCCAATTCATCGTGCAGCTCCTGCATTTACTGAGCTTTCAACTAAAGTTGAATTGCTTGAAACCGGTATCAAAGTTGTTGACCTTCTCGTTCCCTTCCCCAAGGGCGGAAAAATGGGTCTCTTCGGCGGAGCTGGTGTTGGTAAAACCGTTATTCTCATGGAAATGATTAACAACATTGCGAAACAGCATGGTGGTAAATCTTGCTTCGCTGGTGTTGGTGAGCGTACCCGTGAAGGTAATGACCTCTATCACGAAATGAAAGACGCTGGTGTTCTTGAGAAATCAGCCCTCGTATACGGACAGATGAATGAACCTCCAGGGGCACGTGCTCGTGTTGCTCTGACTGCACTTACCATCGCTGAATACTTCCGTGATGTTGAAGGTGAAGACGTTCTTCTGTTCGTTGATAATATCTTCCGCTTCACACAGGCTGGTTCCGAAGTCTCCGCACTTCTCGGACGTATGCCTTCCGCTGTTGGTTACCAGCCTACTCTGGGAACTGACCTTGGTGGACTTCAGGAACGTATTACTTCCACAAACAAAGGTTCTATTACCTCTGTTCAGGCTGTATACGTACCTGCTGATGACCTTACTGACCCTGCACCAGCAACAACATTCTCTCATCTTGACGGAACACTTGTTCTTTCCCGTCAGATTGCAGAGCTTGGTATTTACCCTGCTGTTGACCCTCTTGACTCCACATCACGTATTCTCGACCCCAATATCCTTGGTGCCGAACATTACAATACTGCTCGTGAAGTTCAGATGGTTCTGCAGAAATACAAAGATCTTCAGGACATCATCGCCATTCTCGGAATGGACGAATTGTCAGATGAAGATAAGCAGACTGTTGCACGTGCTCGTCGCATCCAGCGTTTCCTTTCTCAGCCTTTCCACGTTGCTGAAGTTTTCACCGGTACCCCCGGCGTTTACGTAAAGCTCGAGGAATCTGTTAAGGCATTCAGAGGAATCCTTGACGGCGAATACGATGATATGGCTGAAAACTCTTTCTATATGGTTGGCGGAATTGACGAAGCCATCGAAAAAGAGAAAAACAAATAG
- the rodA gene encoding rod shape-determining protein RodA, producing MSPIDRRLLIHMNWFLLGLAALLFFLGVMNLYSASGFRMEDGMSVNSFYQKQLIWGLMGFGGMLTFMLFDYRHLKTIAWPLFWVTVLLLLAVPFAGKTIYGARRWIDLGFFNFQPSELAKITILVIGARILSRDFEPLGFMKLGYVFVVGLLPAAMIILQPDLGSGLNVLLILGGMILYRGLTSKVFKTMAVAIPCLIPLGWLFMHDYQKRRVISFMNPASDPLGAGYHIIQSEIAIGSGRLWGKGFLGGTQSQLRFLPEKHTDFAIAVFGEEWGFVGAMSLLSIFCVFLYQMVVTARDAKDLFGSYLAAGVFFYFFWQILINMGMVLGLMPVVGIPLPFISYGGSATVVNFCLIGLVLNVSMRRYVFKQG from the coding sequence ATGTCACCGATTGACAGAAGACTGCTCATCCATATGAACTGGTTTTTGCTGGGGCTCGCTGCATTACTGTTTTTTCTTGGCGTGATGAATCTCTATTCAGCCAGCGGATTCAGAATGGAAGACGGCATGAGTGTCAATTCCTTTTATCAAAAACAGCTGATCTGGGGGCTTATGGGGTTCGGCGGCATGCTAACCTTCATGCTCTTCGATTACAGGCATTTAAAGACTATAGCATGGCCTCTGTTCTGGGTTACAGTGTTGCTTCTGCTAGCAGTTCCTTTTGCGGGGAAAACTATTTACGGTGCACGTAGATGGATTGATCTGGGATTTTTTAATTTTCAGCCGAGTGAACTTGCTAAAATTACTATTCTGGTGATTGGAGCGAGAATTTTATCAAGAGATTTTGAGCCGCTCGGTTTCATGAAATTGGGATATGTATTTGTAGTGGGGCTTCTTCCGGCGGCAATGATTATTTTGCAGCCGGATCTCGGGTCCGGGCTTAATGTTCTGTTGATTCTGGGCGGAATGATTCTCTACAGAGGGCTTACTTCCAAAGTTTTCAAGACAATGGCCGTTGCGATTCCCTGTCTTATTCCTCTTGGGTGGCTTTTTATGCATGATTATCAAAAGAGACGGGTTATCTCTTTTATGAACCCTGCAAGTGATCCGCTCGGAGCCGGTTATCATATTATCCAGTCTGAAATAGCGATAGGTTCTGGAAGACTCTGGGGAAAAGGTTTTCTCGGTGGAACTCAAAGTCAGTTAAGATTTTTACCGGAGAAACATACTGACTTTGCTATTGCTGTTTTCGGAGAGGAATGGGGCTTTGTCGGAGCGATGTCTTTGCTTAGTATTTTCTGTGTTTTTTTATATCAAATGGTTGTAACCGCAAGAGATGCTAAAGATTTGTTTGGAAGCTATCTTGCGGCGGGCGTGTTCTTCTATTTCTTCTGGCAAATCCTTATCAATATGGGTATGGTCCTCGGATTAATGCCGGTAGTAGGCATCCCTCTACCATTTATCAGCTATGGTGGCAGTGCCACTGTGGTCAATTTTTGTCTTATTGGACTCGTTTTAAACGTGTCTATGAGACGTTACGTATTTAAACAGGGGTAG
- the mrdA gene encoding penicillin-binding protein 2: MSSLYEAKSQQPPKTGLLLLQGLILLLFCVFALRFWFLQIHKGAYFAEQAKNNQLRQDRLYAPRGLIRDRTGKLLSLNEPAYALGLVREDCKDLEATLKTVSEWTGEDLLKLKETFKKSRKRVKPFEPLILAPNLTFKQVAMIEANALHWPGLEVVVRPRRQYLQGPLLSHVLGYVAESGEDELEADEDLAVGDFVGKQGLESVLEKRFRGVKGRRQLEVDATGRRLKERILSPPVAGEDIDLSIDLGLQELGGKLLKGKAGAVVVMNPDNGQILAFVSSPSYDNNSFTSGLSQKEWAELRDDPMHPLQNRVIQSVYPPGSVFKIAVAACGLHYNMINPKDTVYCPGFVKLGKYTFRCWKRGGHGDVNLEDALVQSCDVYFYKLGMKLGVDRISDFAKKAGFGELTGISLPHEKPGLIPSRVWKRKRFGEMWHPGENLNMAIGQGYTLTSPLQVARFLSSIVNGGRLLRPQLLAGEPAEEQGRIPMTEEQLQIIRKAMIETVDGPRGTARRLRMKGVVVGGKTGTAQVVKLTDELKKMKDEDIPYKYRDHAWMVSFAERGDQRYVVVCLIEHGLHGGSGAGPVVKALYKYLYAEQPKDEGVGN; the protein is encoded by the coding sequence ATGAGTTCACTGTATGAAGCAAAATCTCAGCAGCCTCCGAAAACGGGATTGCTGTTACTGCAGGGGCTTATACTCCTGCTTTTTTGTGTTTTTGCGCTTAGATTTTGGTTTTTGCAGATTCATAAAGGAGCTTATTTTGCAGAGCAGGCGAAAAATAATCAGCTCAGGCAGGATAGGCTGTATGCTCCACGTGGGCTGATCAGAGACCGTACTGGTAAACTTTTATCTTTAAATGAACCTGCATATGCTTTGGGTCTTGTGCGTGAAGACTGTAAAGACTTAGAGGCAACACTTAAAACTGTTTCTGAGTGGACAGGTGAAGATCTTTTAAAGCTCAAAGAAACTTTCAAGAAATCCCGCAAACGCGTAAAGCCGTTTGAACCACTGATTTTAGCTCCTAACCTTACTTTTAAGCAGGTGGCCATGATTGAGGCGAATGCATTGCATTGGCCCGGTCTTGAGGTTGTTGTGCGTCCTAGAAGGCAATACCTGCAAGGCCCGCTCTTGTCTCATGTCCTCGGCTATGTTGCAGAATCCGGAGAAGATGAACTTGAAGCTGACGAAGACCTTGCTGTGGGAGATTTTGTCGGCAAGCAGGGACTTGAATCTGTCCTTGAAAAAAGATTTCGCGGTGTAAAGGGACGAAGACAGCTCGAAGTTGACGCCACAGGAAGGCGGCTTAAAGAGAGAATTTTAAGTCCCCCTGTAGCAGGTGAAGATATAGATCTTTCCATTGATTTAGGGCTTCAGGAGTTGGGCGGAAAGCTTCTCAAAGGAAAAGCCGGGGCTGTAGTGGTCATGAACCCGGATAACGGACAGATACTGGCTTTTGTAAGTTCTCCTTCATACGATAATAATTCTTTCACCTCAGGGCTTAGTCAGAAAGAATGGGCTGAGTTGCGTGATGATCCTATGCACCCGTTGCAAAATCGCGTTATTCAAAGTGTTTATCCTCCAGGATCAGTTTTCAAAATAGCAGTGGCCGCATGCGGACTTCACTACAATATGATTAATCCGAAGGATACGGTTTATTGCCCCGGGTTTGTTAAGCTTGGTAAATATACTTTTCGTTGCTGGAAAAGGGGCGGTCACGGTGACGTGAATCTAGAGGATGCCTTGGTTCAGTCATGCGATGTTTATTTTTATAAACTTGGTATGAAACTCGGTGTTGACCGGATCAGTGACTTTGCAAAGAAAGCAGGGTTCGGTGAGCTGACAGGTATCTCATTGCCTCATGAGAAACCGGGGTTGATTCCGTCTCGTGTGTGGAAACGAAAGCGGTTCGGCGAGATGTGGCATCCTGGTGAAAATTTGAACATGGCGATAGGGCAGGGATATACACTTACTTCCCCTTTGCAGGTCGCGAGATTTCTTTCGTCAATTGTCAACGGCGGCAGATTGCTTCGTCCACAGCTTCTGGCGGGTGAACCGGCTGAGGAGCAGGGGCGGATACCAATGACAGAGGAACAGTTGCAAATCATTAGAAAAGCTATGATTGAAACTGTTGACGGACCTCGTGGTACAGCAAGAAGGCTCAGAATGAAGGGAGTTGTTGTGGGTGGTAAGACCGGTACAGCTCAGGTCGTTAAGCTTACTGATGAGCTGAAAAAAATGAAAGATGAAGATATTCCATACAAATATAGAGACCATGCATGGATGGTCAGTTTTGCTGAAAGAGGCGACCAGCGTTATGTTGTCGTCTGCTTGATAGAACACGGGTTGCACGGAGGCTCAGGAGCCGGGCCTGTGGTAAAAGCTCTTTATAAATATCTTTATGCCGAACAACCGAAAGACGAAGGGGTGGGAAATTAA
- a CDS encoding F0F1 ATP synthase subunit delta: MTGNIVSRRYAKALFSVGQKQGEADLAAYGKALTELSQILEDSPEALRLFQNPVFSAEEKKSVLDKLLEKTSAGPVVKNFCNLLADKGRLDCLPEIASDYSGMLDAIQGVVRGKLVTAIKLTQKRQVEIKERLEDQLKSKLELEFAMNNDILGGVVLQVGDKVLDASIRAQLQMMKEQIKRGV; encoded by the coding sequence TTGACCGGGAACATAGTCTCGCGCAGATACGCTAAGGCGCTGTTCTCTGTTGGCCAGAAGCAGGGAGAAGCAGACCTCGCGGCGTATGGTAAGGCACTGACCGAGTTGTCCCAGATCCTGGAAGATTCCCCGGAGGCCCTGAGGCTCTTTCAGAATCCTGTTTTCAGTGCGGAAGAAAAAAAATCCGTACTTGATAAACTGCTGGAAAAGACTTCGGCAGGACCTGTGGTTAAAAACTTTTGCAACCTTTTGGCCGACAAGGGTAGACTCGACTGCCTTCCTGAAATAGCAAGTGACTATTCAGGAATGCTGGACGCTATCCAGGGTGTCGTCCGGGGTAAACTCGTGACTGCTATTAAACTGACTCAAAAACGTCAGGTTGAAATTAAAGAACGTCTCGAAGATCAACTTAAGAGTAAGCTCGAACTTGAGTTTGCAATGAATAACGATATCCTTGGCGGTGTGGTTCTTCAGGTTGGAGATAAAGTTCTTGATGCAAGCATTCGCGCACAGCTGCAAATGATGAAAGAACAGATTAAAAGGGGTGTGTAG
- the glmU gene encoding bifunctional UDP-N-acetylglucosamine diphosphorylase/glucosamine-1-phosphate N-acetyltransferase GlmU, whose product MHDSFACALVLAGGKGTRMHSEKPKVLKTLLGESMLYYVYNALRPSIGDEIFTIVGFGSEYVEDSFPQMKEKFVLQKEQLGTGHALQQGWERIKASGLEYCLVINGDTPLIGAKSVSDFLEAVKEDGADLSFVTITPKDPCQFGRVIRNKAGQVTAIVEAKDYDESVYGPVSGEVNAGIYCLKISAVEELLSKLTNENKSGEYYITDLVDLAVECGMNVTAVDCGDSVDLMGINNPYELANAESTLRMRIAENWLRSGVIIHNWESAVIGPRVKIKPGVEITGPCELYGETSIASGAVIKSHVVITDSSIAENAEIKAYSHLEEANVGPKCAVGPYGRLRPGAVLEEGAKIGNFVEMKKAVLGKGAKAGHLTYLGDSEIGAGTNIGAGTITCNYDGKNKFKTIIGENAFIGSNTALIAPVTIGRGALIAAGSTITKDVNDGDLAVARSKQVNISRTSQKS is encoded by the coding sequence ATGCACGATTCATTTGCCTGTGCCCTCGTCCTCGCTGGAGGAAAAGGAACACGTATGCACTCTGAGAAGCCTAAGGTTCTTAAGACTCTTTTAGGCGAATCAATGCTCTATTATGTTTACAACGCCTTGCGTCCATCCATCGGTGATGAGATATTTACAATAGTTGGTTTCGGTTCCGAATATGTTGAAGATTCTTTTCCTCAAATGAAGGAGAAGTTTGTTCTTCAAAAAGAGCAACTCGGAACCGGGCACGCCTTGCAGCAAGGTTGGGAGCGGATTAAAGCTTCCGGTCTTGAATACTGTCTGGTCATAAACGGAGATACTCCGCTTATAGGTGCAAAATCTGTCAGTGATTTTCTGGAAGCGGTTAAAGAAGACGGTGCCGACTTGTCTTTTGTTACAATCACGCCTAAAGACCCGTGTCAGTTCGGGCGGGTGATTCGTAATAAGGCGGGTCAGGTTACGGCAATTGTTGAAGCGAAAGATTATGACGAGTCTGTTTATGGACCTGTCAGCGGTGAAGTGAATGCCGGAATTTACTGTCTGAAAATATCAGCTGTAGAAGAATTATTGTCCAAGCTTACCAATGAAAACAAAAGTGGTGAGTATTATATTACTGATTTGGTCGATCTCGCCGTTGAATGCGGAATGAATGTGACGGCCGTTGATTGTGGAGATTCAGTTGATCTCATGGGTATTAATAATCCTTATGAGCTTGCAAATGCGGAATCAACGTTAAGAATGAGAATTGCAGAAAATTGGTTGCGTTCCGGCGTAATAATCCATAATTGGGAGTCCGCAGTTATCGGGCCTCGTGTAAAGATCAAGCCGGGTGTAGAAATTACTGGACCATGCGAGCTTTATGGTGAAACTTCTATTGCATCGGGTGCAGTAATTAAATCTCACGTTGTAATTACTGATAGCAGTATTGCCGAGAATGCCGAAATTAAGGCATACAGTCATTTAGAAGAAGCAAATGTCGGCCCCAAGTGTGCAGTAGGTCCTTACGGTCGACTTCGTCCGGGGGCTGTTCTTGAAGAAGGGGCAAAGATAGGAAATTTTGTTGAGATGAAAAAGGCTGTCCTTGGAAAAGGAGCAAAAGCCGGTCATCTGACTTACCTTGGAGACAGTGAAATCGGGGCGGGGACAAATATCGGTGCAGGGACAATTACCTGCAATTATGACGGAAAAAATAAGTTTAAAACCATAATAGGTGAAAACGCATTTATCGGTAGTAACACAGCTCTTATAGCTCCTGTCACTATCGGACGCGGCGCACTGATTGCTGCCGGATCAACTATTACTAAAGATGTGAATGACGGTGATTTAGCTGTAGCTAGATCAAAGCAAGTCAACATTTCCCGGACTTCTCAGAAGTCTTGA
- a CDS encoding bactofilin family protein, whose product MARDEINAFLGSGTDYHGKLSFQGAVRIDGNFSGEVESEGTLVVGKDARVEGVLRIGQLVLSGKVTGEVYARDKAVLHKTANLQGDLVTPVLVVEEGAVLEGRVTMSSTGVEAVETETEEIS is encoded by the coding sequence ATGGCAAGAGACGAAATAAATGCTTTTCTAGGCAGCGGAACAGATTATCACGGGAAGCTGAGTTTTCAGGGCGCTGTGCGAATCGACGGGAACTTCAGCGGTGAAGTTGAGTCCGAAGGGACACTGGTCGTTGGTAAAGATGCCCGGGTTGAAGGTGTTTTGAGGATTGGTCAGCTTGTGCTGAGTGGCAAAGTTACCGGTGAAGTTTATGCTCGTGATAAAGCGGTACTCCACAAGACAGCCAACCTTCAAGGAGATCTGGTGACGCCGGTTCTTGTTGTGGAGGAAGGTGCAGTTTTGGAGGGGCGCGTTACTATGAGTTCAACCGGAGTTGAGGCGGTTGAAACTGAAACCGAAGAAATTAGTTAA
- a CDS encoding ATP synthase F0 subunit B: MKRKHMIMAIATLTALLVAGAACASGGAGEHEIPWMNFTWRVINLILVLGILYKFAGEKIAGLFKGRQAGIRQELNDLQARKEAAEKKLLDVEKSIANLEQEKDAILAEARDQGESMKAAIIQKAEQSAEQLKAQAKVSAEQEFVIALDEMRAEMADKVIEAAEKIVKSKLTKAQHENLVDEYLTKVVLN; the protein is encoded by the coding sequence TTGAAGCGGAAACACATGATCATGGCAATTGCCACTCTTACTGCATTGTTGGTAGCAGGCGCAGCCTGTGCCAGTGGTGGAGCGGGGGAACATGAGATTCCCTGGATGAACTTTACTTGGCGCGTTATCAACCTGATTTTGGTTCTTGGAATTCTTTACAAGTTTGCCGGCGAAAAAATTGCCGGACTCTTTAAAGGGCGTCAGGCCGGTATCAGGCAGGAGCTTAACGATTTGCAGGCCCGTAAGGAAGCTGCAGAGAAGAAGTTGCTTGACGTTGAAAAGAGTATTGCAAATCTGGAACAGGAAAAGGATGCAATCCTTGCCGAAGCCAGAGACCAGGGCGAATCCATGAAAGCGGCGATTATCCAGAAGGCAGAGCAGAGCGCTGAGCAGTTAAAAGCTCAGGCGAAAGTCTCCGCTGAGCAGGAATTTGTGATTGCCCTCGACGAAATGCGTGCAGAAATGGCTGATAAAGTCATCGAAGCCGCTGAGAAAATCGTCAAGAGCAAATTAACAAAAGCTCAGCATGAGAATCTTGTGGATGAATACTTAACAAAGGTGGTGCTCAATTGA